In Musa acuminata AAA Group cultivar baxijiao chromosome BXJ2-10, Cavendish_Baxijiao_AAA, whole genome shotgun sequence, a genomic segment contains:
- the LOC135625572 gene encoding uncharacterized protein LOC135625572, translating to MPQPPMLQPQPPLPPIMKHSRTNLGDLKSLITKRLGQERAQRYFSYLNDLLSQKLSKREFSKLCILTLGHENLPFHNQLISSILQNASRAKAPPPVHHDKFAQMPTGIVLNGDVLPRLPHKIRSRTDNHRVKDCPSPLGPNGRAEVSAQLSSIPYNTAALGQHDDLNSSDLQRLIQQQQCGPHKQPTKRARIDETPVHDQGAVHSPVLAEVVSVDQREDIEHWNKMASLKGPLQAPLGIPFCSASVGGARTPLSSGSANIDRFHRSYDSSELYHTEVLKKRMEKIAKALGLEGVTMDCANLLNNGLDVYLKRLIGSCIELVGVRTRHESTKQPFSNLLPFAQPENGICVGSQMHGNVGLEGTHVLSMQDFKVAMEVKPQQLGEDWPMLLEKIYVRSFEE from the coding sequence ATGCCACAGCCGCCAAtgctgcagccgcagccgccgctgCCGCCAATTATGAAGCATTCCCGGACTAACCTTGGTGACCTTAAATCGCTGATAACCAAGCGTCTCGGCCAGGAGCGAGCACAGCGCTACTTCAGCTATCTGAACGATTTGCTGTCGCAGAAGCTGAGCAAGCGTGAGTTTAGCAAACTCTGCATTTTGACACTCGGCCATGAGAATCTCCCCTTCCACAATCAACTCATCAGTTCTATCCTTCAGAATGCCTCAAGGGCTAAAGCTCCACCACCTGTTCATCATGACAAATTTGCCCAAATGCCAACTGGAATTGTGTTGAATGGTGATGTCTTGCCGAGGTTGCCCCACAAGATCAGGAGTAGGACCGATAATCACCGGGTTAAAGACTGCCCCAGTCCCCTTGGACCAAATGGGAGGGCAGAAGTGTCTGCTCAGCTGTCATCAATACCATATAACACAGCAGCTTTAGGTCAGCATGATGATCTGAACTCAAGTGACTTGCAGAGATTAATACAACAACAACAGTGTGGGCCTCACAAGCAGCCAACAAAGAGAGCAAGGATAGATGAAACACCTGTGCACGACCAGGGTGCCGTACATAGCCCAGTTCTTGCTGAAGTAGTTTCTGTAGACCAAAGGGAGGACATAGAACACTGGAATAAAATGGCTTCCCTTAAAGGTCCTCTTCAGGCTCCACTTGGAATTCCTTTCTGTTCAGCAAGTGTTGGCGGGGCAAGAACGCCATTATCATCAGGTAGTGCTAACATTGATAGGTTTCATAGGAGTTATGATTCTAGTGAACTGTATCATACTGAGGTATTGAAAAAACGAATGGAAAAAATAGCAAAAGCACTGGGCTTGGAAGGAGTGACAATGGACTGTGCCAACTTGCTGAACAATGGGTTGGATGTGTACTTGAAGCGGTTGATTGGTTCATGCATTGAGCTAGTAGGAGTAAGAACAAGGCATGAATCAACAAAGCAGCCATTTTCCAATCTCCTTCCTTTTGCACAACCTGAGAATGGTATTTGTGTAGGAAGCCAAATGCATGGTAATGTTGGTTTGGAAGGCACGCATGTGTTGAGTATGCAAGATTTTAAGGTAGCAATGGAGGTAAAGCCGCAGCAACTTGGGGAGGATTGGCCCATGCTGCTTGAGAAAATATATGTTCGCTCATTTGAGGAATAG